Proteins encoded in a region of the Acidobacteriota bacterium genome:
- a CDS encoding hydantoinase B/oxoprolinase family protein, whose product MDSIQFEVIRNALVEATEEMAVSLRRSAYSTNIKTRADFSCAYFDHELRPIAQAFGQAVHLGSLVELVPRAVRQFGVERLGEEDAILTNDPYSGGVHLNDVTLISPVHVRGECFGYVANLAHHVDVGGGAPASIGAFREVFQEGIIIPPIKLVRGGEMVEDLFALVMAQIRSSYETAGDFRAQMAANVTGMRRLKDLLNRWGAETVRAGQEELLAYTERRARRELARLPRGEFSAEGVVDNDGFTDRPVRLAARVVIDERGVLFDLSGSDPQRAAPVNSTYAMTYSACAYVLKCLIDPDVPVNHGFYRLVRLAAPAATVVHARPPAPVVGGWETQTRLTDVMFKALAPALPERVPAGTKAMQCQVGFGGTDPRTGELYAFYEAIAGGYGGRACRDGPDAVQAHGQNTENAPVEEIEINYPVRILRYELVEESEGAGRQRGGLGLRRDYCFHDHAVSFTILADRDRWGPWGLFGGLPGLKASYVLNPQGAATRLGSKVTLQLQPGDVVSYRTCGGGGYGDPRQRDPQAVARDVREGKVGPERARQVYQVAVDPVTLRMDEKRTRELRRGEV is encoded by the coding sequence ATGGACTCGATTCAATTCGAAGTGATCCGCAACGCCCTGGTGGAAGCCACCGAGGAAATGGCGGTTTCGCTCAGGCGTAGCGCCTATTCCACCAACATCAAGACCCGGGCCGATTTCTCCTGCGCCTACTTCGACCACGAGTTGAGACCCATCGCTCAGGCCTTCGGGCAGGCGGTCCACCTGGGGTCGCTGGTGGAGCTGGTGCCCAGGGCTGTCCGGCAGTTCGGCGTCGAAAGGCTGGGAGAGGAAGACGCCATTCTGACCAACGACCCTTATTCCGGGGGCGTCCACTTGAACGACGTGACGCTCATCTCGCCGGTCCATGTCCGGGGAGAGTGCTTCGGCTACGTGGCCAACCTGGCCCATCACGTGGACGTGGGCGGAGGGGCCCCGGCCAGTATCGGCGCTTTCCGGGAAGTCTTCCAGGAAGGGATCATCATTCCTCCCATCAAGCTGGTGCGGGGAGGGGAGATGGTCGAGGACCTGTTTGCTCTGGTGATGGCGCAGATTCGCTCGAGCTACGAGACTGCCGGAGATTTCCGGGCCCAGATGGCGGCCAACGTTACCGGGATGCGCCGCTTGAAAGACCTGTTGAACCGCTGGGGCGCCGAAACGGTGCGGGCCGGCCAGGAGGAGCTCCTGGCGTATACCGAACGGCGTGCGCGCCGGGAACTGGCTCGCCTGCCCCGGGGAGAGTTTTCCGCCGAGGGTGTTGTGGACAACGACGGCTTCACCGACCGGCCGGTGCGGCTGGCGGCCCGGGTGGTGATCGACGAGAGAGGAGTCCTGTTCGATCTGAGTGGCTCCGATCCTCAGAGGGCGGCCCCCGTCAACTCCACCTACGCCATGACCTATTCGGCCTGCGCCTACGTCCTCAAGTGCCTGATCGATCCGGACGTGCCGGTCAACCACGGGTTCTACCGCCTGGTGCGACTGGCGGCCCCTGCCGCCACGGTAGTCCATGCCCGCCCTCCCGCCCCGGTGGTCGGGGGCTGGGAGACCCAGACGCGGTTGACCGATGTGATGTTCAAGGCCTTGGCGCCGGCCCTGCCCGAGCGGGTCCCGGCCGGAACCAAGGCCATGCAGTGCCAGGTGGGTTTCGGCGGCACCGACCCCAGAACGGGTGAGCTCTACGCCTTCTACGAGGCCATTGCGGGAGGATACGGCGGACGGGCTTGCCGCGACGGTCCCGATGCCGTGCAGGCCCACGGCCAGAACACCGAGAATGCGCCGGTCGAAGAGATCGAGATCAACTACCCGGTTCGGATCCTGCGCTACGAGCTGGTGGAGGAGTCGGAAGGGGCCGGAAGGCAGCGGGGCGGCCTGGGGCTGCGCCGCGATTACTGTTTTCACGATCATGCCGTCTCCTTTACCATCCTGGCCGATCGGGACCGGTGGGGGCCCTGGGGACTGTTCGGGGGCTTGCCCGGCCTCAAGGCCAGCTATGTTCTGAATCCACAGGGTGCGGCGACCCGGTTGGGCTCCAAGGTGACCCTCCAGCTCCAGCCTGGGGACGTGGTCAGCTACCGCACCTGCGGCGGGGGCGGTTACGGAGATCCTCGTCAACGGGACCCGCAAGCCGTGGCACGAGATGTGCGGGAGGGCAAGGTCGGACCGGAGCGGGCCCGACAGGTTTACCAGGTTGCTGTCGACCCGGTCACGCTCCGCATGGACGAGAAGCGCACCCGCGAGCTGCGCCGGGGGGAAGTTTGA
- a CDS encoding pyridoxal-phosphate dependent enzyme, whose protein sequence is MNPLHLQTPLWESRPLSALLGARVWLKLEAFQPTGSFKIRGVGHACQSALSEGSRALVASSGGNAGYAVAYAGRRLGLPVTVVVPETTSSLMLERLRGEGAAVIQQGAAWDDSHAVALDLAQRREAAYIHPFDDSRIWAGHASLVREVGEAGVKPDLVVLAVGGGGLLCGVLEGMHQAGWQEVPVCAVETEGADSYSRSVEAGRLVTLPGIASLATSLGARQVAPRALAWTESHRVVPWVVTDRAAVGAVLRFADDHRLLVEPACGAALAGVYDRAEPLLGAETVLVVVCGGAGVTRQLLAKWCRGLGLD, encoded by the coding sequence ATGAACCCACTCCATCTACAAACACCACTGTGGGAGTCCCGGCCCCTCAGCGCACTGCTGGGCGCCCGGGTCTGGCTCAAGCTGGAGGCCTTTCAGCCCACCGGCTCCTTCAAGATCCGAGGTGTGGGCCATGCCTGCCAGTCTGCCCTGTCGGAGGGGTCCCGGGCCCTGGTGGCCTCATCCGGAGGCAACGCCGGCTATGCCGTGGCCTACGCCGGCCGCCGGCTCGGCCTGCCGGTCACGGTGGTGGTTCCCGAGACGACCTCGAGCCTCATGCTGGAACGGCTCCGCGGCGAAGGAGCCGCCGTCATCCAGCAGGGCGCCGCCTGGGACGACTCTCACGCGGTGGCCCTGGATCTGGCGCAGCGTCGGGAGGCGGCATACATCCACCCCTTCGACGATTCCAGGATCTGGGCCGGCCATGCCAGCCTGGTGCGGGAAGTCGGGGAGGCCGGGGTGAAGCCGGACCTGGTGGTGCTGGCGGTTGGCGGCGGCGGGTTGCTGTGCGGCGTGCTGGAGGGAATGCACCAGGCAGGCTGGCAGGAGGTGCCGGTCTGCGCGGTGGAGACCGAGGGGGCCGACTCGTATTCGCGGTCGGTCGAGGCCGGTCGGCTGGTGACGCTTCCGGGCATCGCTTCGCTGGCCACCTCCCTGGGAGCACGCCAGGTCGCTCCCCGGGCGCTGGCCTGGACAGAATCTCATCGGGTCGTTCCCTGGGTGGTGACGGATCGCGCCGCCGTCGGGGCGGTGCTGCGCTTTGCCGATGACCACCGGCTGCTGGTGGAGCCGGCCTGCGGGGCCGCCCTGGCGGGTGTCTACGACCGGGCGGAACCGCTGCTGGGAGCGGAGACCGTTTTGGTGGTGGTGTGCGGTGGGGCCGGAGTCACCCGGCAGCTCCTGGCAAAGTGGTGTCGCGGATTGGGTCTGGATTGA
- a CDS encoding PD-(D/E)XK nuclease family protein yields MTVKFDPHRRTLTLSVGDLCSEPANSGSLNLVPLRDLRGELGREVHQEYQSAQSRAFPGYQTEVSLGYEFEVDGCGVAIQGRLDGVYPERGGWVVEEVKSRMGPVQAGEESPVVPAHLLQLKIYVHLWMKAHANDEVRGRLVVISCSDRSSHCVEVESDSPAMDRFLESRIREILAQLQRSARREEEARGLPPLRFPYPRMREGQAGLTEAIEEALQSSRPLLVSAPTGIGKT; encoded by the coding sequence ATGACAGTCAAATTCGACCCCCACCGGCGCACCCTGACCTTGAGCGTGGGCGATCTCTGCTCCGAACCCGCCAACTCCGGAAGCCTCAACCTGGTGCCCTTGAGGGATCTGCGCGGCGAACTGGGCAGGGAAGTCCATCAGGAGTATCAGTCCGCCCAGTCCCGCGCGTTCCCCGGGTACCAAACCGAGGTGTCTCTGGGTTACGAGTTCGAAGTCGACGGTTGCGGGGTGGCGATTCAAGGTCGACTGGACGGCGTCTATCCCGAGCGGGGGGGCTGGGTGGTGGAGGAGGTCAAGTCGAGGATGGGTCCGGTGCAAGCCGGGGAGGAATCGCCGGTGGTCCCGGCCCATTTGCTGCAGTTGAAAATCTACGTGCACCTCTGGATGAAGGCTCATGCAAACGATGAAGTTCGCGGCCGGCTGGTTGTCATCAGTTGCAGCGACCGGAGCAGCCACTGCGTGGAAGTCGAGTCGGACTCGCCGGCCATGGACCGATTTCTGGAAAGCCGGATCCGTGAGATTCTGGCTCAACTGCAGCGAAGCGCCCGGCGGGAAGAGGAGGCGCGGGGCCTGCCGCCCTTGCGCTTCCCCTATCCGCGCATGCGGGAAGGTCAGGCAGGTCTGACGGAAGCCATCGAGGAGGCGCTCCAATCCAGCCGGCCCCTGCTGGTTTCCGCCCCGACAGGGATCGGCAAGAC
- a CDS encoding CocE/NonD family hydrolase — MKSPHPYQVAIFKDLMIPMRDGVRLAADIYRPARAGAVLPGPFPALLVRTSYDKQAEWLIDEVADCFTPRGFVLVLQDLRGRHRSEGTGQYFHTVNETAGTDGFDTVEWIAAQPWSNGRVGAMGSSHLALVQTHMALYRPPHLAAIWPDVSPTNSYAHQVRWGGAMQLHMFGALFLHAYDAQEIRDDPAARKRVLRGMERMGDWVRRTPFQPGSTPLAAVPNLEKTLLDYYRRGAYDEFWRLESNDFEPHFQRHADIPGTYSGGWYDPFAIATTRYYAAMARQNRSPQRLVMGPWTHGGMRAGYSFAGDVDFGSEASWGRDRYNRERLSWFEGWLKDPPPRPDPSPPVRLFRMGGGSGRKTEEGRLSHGGEWRLENEWPLARTRYRAFFLRSGGGLSPSTPPPGEAPAGFAFDPSHPVPTIAGAMTSIFELAPLGELAQSPWSGFIPARARMRSLVTEGAADQKEQPGLFACRPPFPRLSQRPDVLVFQTPPLQEDVELTGHITARLWISSTAPDTDFTVKLLEVYPPNPDYPEGYDLNLVDGILRVRYRNGFEKEEPMRPGQVYAIEIDLPPTSNCFKAGHRIRVDVSSSNFPRFDVNPNTGEPTGRHTRSQVAHNTVYLDAGRPSHLILPFVPGRQTR; from the coding sequence ATGAAATCTCCCCATCCATACCAGGTGGCCATATTCAAGGATCTGATGATCCCCATGCGGGACGGGGTGCGCCTGGCAGCCGACATCTACCGGCCGGCCCGCGCGGGAGCGGTGCTGCCGGGCCCCTTTCCGGCTCTGCTGGTGCGCACTTCCTACGACAAGCAGGCGGAATGGCTCATCGACGAGGTGGCTGACTGCTTCACCCCGAGAGGGTTCGTGCTGGTGCTGCAGGACCTGCGCGGCCGGCACCGTTCCGAGGGAACGGGCCAGTATTTCCACACCGTCAACGAAACGGCCGGAACCGACGGATTCGACACGGTGGAGTGGATTGCAGCCCAGCCCTGGTCGAACGGCCGGGTGGGCGCCATGGGCAGCTCCCACCTGGCCCTGGTCCAGACCCACATGGCCCTCTACCGCCCACCCCACCTTGCGGCCATCTGGCCCGACGTCAGCCCCACCAACAGCTATGCCCACCAGGTGCGCTGGGGTGGAGCCATGCAACTCCACATGTTCGGGGCTCTGTTCCTGCATGCCTATGACGCCCAGGAAATCCGGGACGACCCGGCAGCCCGGAAGCGAGTGTTGCGGGGTATGGAGCGGATGGGGGACTGGGTCCGCCGGACACCGTTCCAGCCGGGCAGCACTCCCCTGGCGGCAGTCCCCAACCTGGAAAAGACCCTGTTGGACTACTATCGCCGGGGGGCTTACGATGAGTTCTGGCGACTCGAAAGCAACGATTTCGAGCCACACTTCCAGCGCCACGCCGACATCCCGGGCACCTACAGCGGGGGCTGGTACGATCCCTTCGCCATCGCCACCACCCGCTACTATGCGGCCATGGCCCGGCAGAACCGGTCGCCGCAGCGGCTGGTCATGGGGCCCTGGACTCACGGGGGAATGCGCGCCGGATATTCCTTTGCGGGAGACGTCGATTTCGGCTCCGAGGCCTCCTGGGGACGCGACCGCTATAACCGTGAACGGCTCTCCTGGTTCGAAGGCTGGCTGAAGGACCCGCCTCCCCGGCCGGACCCGAGTCCCCCGGTGCGCCTCTTCAGAATGGGCGGTGGCAGCGGCCGAAAGACCGAAGAGGGGAGGTTGAGCCATGGAGGGGAGTGGCGCTTGGAAAACGAGTGGCCCTTGGCCCGCACGCGCTACCGCGCCTTTTTCCTGCGCAGCGGTGGAGGGCTGAGTCCCTCCACGCCCCCTCCAGGCGAGGCGCCCGCCGGCTTCGCCTTCGATCCCTCCCATCCCGTGCCCACCATTGCCGGGGCCATGACAAGCATCTTCGAGCTGGCTCCACTGGGCGAGCTGGCGCAGTCTCCCTGGTCCGGGTTCATCCCCGCGCGAGCCCGGATGCGCAGCCTGGTAACCGAAGGGGCCGCCGACCAGAAAGAGCAACCAGGGCTGTTCGCCTGCCGTCCTCCCTTTCCTCGACTGTCGCAGCGGCCGGACGTGCTGGTGTTTCAGACACCTCCGCTGCAGGAGGACGTCGAGTTGACAGGGCACATCACCGCCAGGCTCTGGATTTCCTCCACTGCTCCGGATACCGACTTTACCGTCAAGCTCCTGGAGGTCTATCCTCCCAATCCGGACTATCCGGAGGGCTACGATCTGAACCTGGTGGACGGAATCCTCCGAGTGCGTTACCGCAATGGTTTCGAGAAGGAAGAGCCCATGCGGCCCGGCCAGGTCTATGCCATCGAGATCGACCTGCCGCCGACCAGCAACTGCTTCAAGGCCGGCCATCGGATTCGGGTGGACGTTTCCAGCAGCAATTTCCCTCGCTTCGACGTCAACCCCAACACCGGCGAGCCCACGGGAAGGCACACCCGCTCGCAGGTTGCCCACAACACGGTCTACCTGGACGCCGGCCGGCCCTCGCACCTCATTCTGCCCTTTGTCCCCGGGAGACAGACCCGATGA
- a CDS encoding helix-turn-helix domain-containing protein, protein MPWKEMSALDQRIRFVRDYLSGDYTKKALCRHYGISRPTGDKWIERYRLYGLGGLYERSRRPHRLRQRHRSSPGG, encoded by the coding sequence ATGCCCTGGAAAGAGATGTCCGCGCTGGACCAACGCATCCGGTTTGTCCGGGACTACTTGAGCGGTGACTACACCAAGAAAGCCCTCTGTCGGCACTACGGCATCAGCCGGCCCACCGGCGACAAGTGGATCGAGCGCTATCGCCTGTACGGACTGGGGGGACTCTATGAGCGCTCGCGAAGACCCCACCGGCTCCGCCAACGCCATCGATCTTCGCCTGGCGGCTAG
- a CDS encoding hydantoinase/oxoprolinase family protein, with amino-acid sequence MAYRLGIDIGGTFTDATLINEATGEIRIGKVPSTPRDHSQALLEAAHRILSENGVDPGQVTYLVHGTTVATNAIIEGTIARTGFVTTEGFRDLLEIARQIRPSLYDLQFEKPRPLVPRYLCFGVPERLDARGQVLTPLDESAVVRVAARLAEEGVESIAVCLLHAYANPEHEQRVGRILRQALPRVPLSLSSEVAPEFREYFRASTTVINAAIQPVVARYLQRIESQLRKEGVEAELLLMQSSGGVFTFAEGRRRPVFMVESGPAAGVISAAYLGKELSFSDLISFDMGGTTAKVGLVRDGTPRITKDYEVGSSAQAGTGAQRGAGYPIRTPVIDLVEIGAGGGSIAWVDSGEILRVGPRSAGAEPGPVCYGQGGSEPTVTDANLVLGRLQPDHFLGGRLTLDVEAARRAIRERCADALGMGVVEAAHGIVEIANAAMVNALRLVSVQRGYDPRRFALVAFGGAGPVHANRLAAEMEMPTTIIPPSPGTTSALGLLVTDLKHEFTTTLIQRLDQLDLAAVEGTYRRLEAQGKETLDREGVPSRDIGCLWQADLRYVGQSYELSVPWAGNRVDASTVQQAAEQFHREHDRANGFSAPEEPVELVNLRLVAVGRIRKPGLRQRKAAGRDLSSALKANTSVYFAESGSYVPCPLYDRYRLEPGHRIEGPAVVVELDSTTVIHPGCLAEVDSHDNLILRIRAPR; translated from the coding sequence GTGGCCTACCGGCTGGGAATCGACATCGGCGGTACCTTTACCGACGCCACCCTGATCAACGAAGCCACCGGCGAAATTCGGATCGGCAAGGTCCCCTCCACGCCCAGGGACCACTCGCAGGCTCTGCTGGAAGCCGCTCACCGAATTCTGAGCGAAAACGGCGTCGACCCCGGCCAGGTGACCTACCTGGTGCACGGGACCACCGTGGCCACCAACGCCATCATTGAGGGCACCATCGCCCGCACCGGCTTCGTCACCACCGAGGGTTTTCGAGACCTGTTGGAGATCGCCCGTCAAATTCGGCCCAGCCTCTACGACCTCCAGTTCGAAAAACCCAGGCCGCTGGTGCCCCGTTACCTCTGTTTCGGGGTCCCGGAGCGCCTGGATGCCCGGGGGCAGGTGTTGACGCCCCTGGATGAATCGGCCGTGGTCCGGGTGGCCGCCCGCCTGGCGGAGGAAGGGGTGGAATCGATCGCCGTCTGCCTGCTTCACGCCTATGCCAACCCGGAACACGAGCAGCGGGTGGGGCGGATTCTGAGGCAGGCCCTGCCGCGGGTTCCTCTCTCCCTGTCCAGCGAGGTGGCTCCCGAGTTCCGCGAATACTTCCGGGCCAGCACAACCGTCATCAATGCCGCCATTCAGCCGGTGGTCGCCCGTTACCTGCAGCGCATCGAAAGTCAACTGCGCAAGGAAGGGGTGGAGGCCGAACTGCTCCTGATGCAGAGCAGCGGCGGGGTTTTCACATTCGCCGAAGGACGCCGCAGGCCCGTATTCATGGTGGAGTCCGGGCCTGCCGCCGGAGTCATATCGGCAGCCTACCTGGGAAAGGAGCTGAGCTTTTCCGACCTCATCTCCTTCGACATGGGGGGCACCACTGCCAAGGTGGGACTGGTCCGTGACGGGACTCCCAGGATCACCAAGGACTACGAGGTGGGCTCCTCGGCTCAGGCCGGAACCGGCGCCCAGCGGGGGGCCGGCTATCCCATTCGCACCCCGGTGATCGATCTGGTGGAGATTGGAGCCGGTGGCGGGTCCATCGCCTGGGTGGATTCGGGTGAAATCCTTCGGGTGGGTCCCCGAAGCGCCGGAGCCGAGCCCGGTCCCGTCTGTTACGGGCAGGGGGGCAGCGAGCCTACCGTAACCGATGCCAACCTGGTTCTGGGACGCCTGCAGCCGGACCACTTCCTGGGAGGCAGGCTCACCCTGGACGTGGAGGCGGCGCGCCGGGCCATCCGCGAAAGATGCGCCGATGCCCTGGGAATGGGAGTGGTGGAGGCCGCTCACGGGATCGTGGAAATCGCCAATGCAGCCATGGTGAACGCCCTGCGGCTGGTTTCGGTTCAGCGGGGCTATGACCCCCGGCGGTTTGCCCTGGTGGCCTTCGGCGGGGCCGGTCCGGTGCATGCCAACCGGCTGGCCGCCGAGATGGAGATGCCCACCACCATCATTCCCCCGAGTCCCGGTACCACATCGGCGCTGGGGTTGCTGGTCACCGACCTCAAGCACGAGTTTACGACCACTCTGATCCAGCGATTGGACCAGCTCGACCTTGCCGCTGTGGAAGGGACCTATCGCAGGCTGGAAGCTCAGGGGAAAGAGACGCTCGACAGGGAAGGGGTGCCGTCGCGGGACATCGGTTGCCTGTGGCAGGCGGACCTGCGCTACGTGGGACAGAGTTACGAACTGAGCGTTCCATGGGCGGGGAACCGCGTCGATGCCTCCACGGTTCAGCAGGCGGCCGAGCAATTTCACCGCGAGCACGACCGGGCCAATGGATTCAGCGCGCCGGAGGAGCCGGTCGAACTGGTCAACCTTCGGCTGGTGGCCGTCGGCCGCATCCGAAAGCCCGGACTGCGGCAACGGAAAGCCGCCGGTCGAGATCTCTCCTCGGCCCTCAAGGCCAACACCTCGGTCTATTTTGCCGAAAGCGGCAGCTATGTCCCCTGTCCCCTCTACGACCGCTACCGGTTGGAGCCCGGACACCGGATCGAGGGGCCTGCCGTAGTGGTGGAGCTGGACTCGACCACGGTCATCCATCCGGGTTGCCTGGCAGAGGTGGACAGCCACGACAACCTGATTCTGCGAATCCGGGCGCCCCGCTGA